From the genome of Halorussus caseinilyticus, one region includes:
- a CDS encoding DUF5828 family protein, which produces MEESVSGFKLRGTWGDIVEHGERITEALREADVSGDAYEEWDEWRPKHHERLGEDVSEKTAEQASVGEGKGEKEGKAPDDDLKTAGEKISESYEKLEEEKTDEAVDSWQDSVSYVARAADSASRKALRKVEDTVYQKVMTRLAPYYFDNDLISANVQQVGRGDDQEEFVFEVNINDDDLKETVSERLADYEDEVNRWHVATEKRTDTAEAAEGVEAPEEPEQPHSKTT; this is translated from the coding sequence ATGGAAGAGAGCGTTTCTGGCTTCAAGCTCCGCGGAACGTGGGGCGACATCGTCGAACACGGCGAGCGCATCACCGAGGCACTCCGCGAGGCAGACGTGTCCGGTGACGCCTACGAAGAGTGGGACGAGTGGCGACCCAAGCACCACGAACGACTCGGCGAGGACGTATCGGAGAAGACCGCCGAGCAAGCCTCTGTCGGCGAGGGCAAGGGCGAGAAGGAGGGCAAAGCGCCCGACGACGACCTCAAGACCGCGGGCGAGAAGATAAGCGAGTCCTACGAGAAACTCGAAGAGGAGAAGACCGACGAGGCGGTCGATAGCTGGCAGGACTCGGTGAGTTACGTCGCGCGCGCCGCCGACTCCGCGAGTCGGAAGGCCCTCCGGAAAGTCGAGGACACCGTCTACCAGAAGGTCATGACCCGGCTCGCACCCTACTACTTCGACAACGACCTCATCAGCGCCAACGTCCAGCAGGTCGGCCGCGGCGACGACCAAGAGGAGTTCGTCTTCGAGGTCAACATCAACGACGACGACCTGAAGGAGACGGTCAGCGAGCGACTGGCCGACTACGAGGACGAGGTGAACCGGTGGCACGTCGCCACCGAGAAGCGCACCGACACCGCGGAGGCCGCCGAGGGCGTCGAAGCGCCCGAGGAACCCGAGCAACCGCACTCGAAGACGACCTGA
- the kynU gene encoding kynureninase yields MNADDFELGAEFAAARDETDPLAHLADRFYDPDDEWYVDGNSLGLLSEEAEDALDRAVSEWKDLAIRGWTDADPPWFHYGERLGDRLAPLVGAEPEEVVVANSTTVNIHTLIGTFYDRAEGSKIVVDELDFPTDHYAIRAQLRQRGVDPDEALTVVESRDGRTIETEDVIGALDDDTAIAFLPSVLYRSGQLLDIEAITEAAHDRGVLAGFDLAHSVGVVPHDLSAVGVDFAVWCSYKYLNAGPGAIAGLYVNENHFDARPALAGWWGHDKETQFEMNPTYTPADDAGAYQIGTIPILSAAPLAGSLQIFEETSIEAVREKSLRLTDYLIFLVDERLPDCEVGTPREPDRRGGHVAVEHPEAYRVSEALKERGVVVDFRPPNVVRVCPAPLYTSYEDVWEVVEQLRQVVDNREYEQFEPRGGGVT; encoded by the coding sequence ATGAACGCCGACGACTTCGAACTCGGGGCGGAGTTCGCCGCGGCGCGCGACGAGACCGACCCCCTCGCGCACCTCGCCGACCGGTTCTACGACCCCGACGACGAGTGGTACGTAGACGGCAACTCGCTCGGCCTGCTCTCCGAGGAAGCCGAGGACGCGCTCGACCGGGCCGTCTCGGAGTGGAAGGACCTCGCCATCCGCGGGTGGACCGACGCCGACCCACCGTGGTTCCACTACGGCGAGCGGTTGGGCGACCGACTCGCGCCGCTGGTCGGCGCGGAACCGGAGGAAGTCGTCGTCGCCAACTCCACGACGGTCAACATCCACACGCTAATCGGCACCTTCTACGACCGCGCGGAGGGGTCGAAAATCGTTGTGGACGAACTCGACTTCCCGACCGACCACTACGCCATCCGCGCGCAACTCCGCCAGCGCGGGGTGGACCCCGACGAGGCCCTGACCGTGGTCGAGAGTCGGGACGGGCGGACCATCGAAACCGAGGACGTGATTGGGGCGCTGGACGACGACACCGCAATCGCGTTCCTCCCCTCGGTCCTCTACCGGAGCGGCCAGTTGCTCGACATCGAAGCAATCACCGAGGCGGCCCACGACCGGGGCGTCCTCGCCGGATTCGACCTCGCCCACTCGGTCGGCGTCGTCCCCCACGACCTCTCGGCGGTCGGCGTGGACTTCGCGGTGTGGTGTAGCTACAAGTACCTCAACGCCGGGCCGGGAGCCATCGCGGGTCTCTACGTCAACGAGAACCACTTCGACGCCAGACCCGCCCTCGCTGGCTGGTGGGGCCACGACAAGGAAACCCAGTTCGAGATGAACCCGACCTACACGCCCGCCGACGACGCCGGAGCCTACCAAATCGGCACGATTCCGATTCTCTCGGCCGCGCCGCTGGCGGGGTCGCTCCAGATTTTCGAGGAAACGTCAATCGAGGCAGTCCGCGAGAAGTCGCTCCGACTCACCGACTACCTCATCTTCCTCGTGGACGAGCGCCTGCCCGACTGCGAGGTGGGCACGCCGCGCGAACCCGACCGCCGCGGCGGTCACGTCGCCGTCGAGCATCCCGAGGCCTACCGAGTCAGCGAGGCGCTGAAAGAGCGCGGCGTGGTCGTGGACTTCCGGCCGCCGAACGTCGTCCGGGTCTGTCCCGCGCCGCTGTACACGAGTTACGAGGACGTGTGGGAAGTGGTCGAGCAGTTGCGGCAGGTCGTGGACAATCGAGAGTACGAGCAGTTCGAGCCGCGCGGCGGCGGGGTGACCTGA
- a CDS encoding DUF6920 family protein, whose product MRLKTALKGVGAAAVGLAAVTAVGRVRFERENTDLVDHLFVDAETRPERAVAGDRQIVTDTDSTVTDDDLTGLPTPVRDYLDNVIRDGRSYVRTVRAEQRGEFRLGGTDSAWKSLEATQRFTVRPPGFVWDATIEMAPFVPVRAVDAYVGGRGSLRAALLSAVTVAEADPGQELDEGELVRYLAETVWFPTALVPGEGVEWEGIDDSSARATIEHGGTTASAVFHFDDRDEVERIVAQRPRETDDGGFERATWTCHLQEYRERNGLRVPMEGGVEWNLPDGDLSYWRARITDIEHWPAE is encoded by the coding sequence ATGCGACTCAAAACCGCCCTGAAAGGAGTCGGTGCGGCCGCGGTCGGTCTCGCCGCCGTCACCGCCGTCGGGCGCGTTCGCTTCGAACGCGAGAACACCGACCTCGTAGACCACCTGTTCGTAGACGCCGAGACCCGCCCGGAGCGAGCGGTCGCTGGCGACCGCCAAATCGTCACCGACACCGATTCCACGGTCACGGACGACGACCTGACCGGACTGCCGACTCCCGTCCGGGACTACCTCGACAACGTGATTCGAGACGGTCGGTCGTACGTCCGGACCGTGCGTGCCGAACAACGGGGGGAGTTCCGACTCGGCGGTACGGACTCGGCGTGGAAGTCCCTCGAAGCGACCCAGCGGTTCACCGTCCGCCCGCCGGGGTTCGTCTGGGACGCGACCATCGAGATGGCTCCGTTCGTCCCCGTCCGGGCCGTGGACGCCTACGTCGGCGGTAGGGGGTCGCTCCGCGCGGCGCTCCTGTCGGCCGTCACCGTCGCCGAGGCCGACCCCGGTCAGGAACTCGACGAGGGCGAACTCGTGCGCTATCTGGCCGAGACGGTGTGGTTCCCGACTGCGCTCGTCCCCGGCGAGGGCGTCGAGTGGGAGGGGATAGACGACTCCTCGGCGCGCGCGACCATCGAACACGGCGGTACGACCGCCTCGGCGGTGTTCCACTTCGACGACCGCGACGAGGTGGAGCGAATCGTGGCCCAGCGCCCCCGCGAGACCGACGACGGCGGCTTCGAGCGCGCGACGTGGACGTGCCACCTCCAAGAGTACCGCGAGCGAAACGGTCTGCGCGTCCCGATGGAGGGCGGCGTCGAGTGGAACCTGCCGGACGGCGACCTGTCGTACTGGCGGGCCAGAATCACCGACATCGAACACTGGCCTGCCGAGTAG